From a single Sphingopyxis sp. DBS4 genomic region:
- a CDS encoding Atxe2 family lasso peptide isopeptidase, which yields MGSPKRFAATLLAAAAGVLPQSVLAADVCARLAPPAQKKEARSGPVTPELLAQLRDIGPATLPDRRRKLFAISPDGKWVAFVLHRGFPNENMYCAGLAIFSLEKPTTVRILDFSRELIRDEPPRYGWAKFPIGTAAPVTPRWAPEGRWIAYLKREHGLTQVWRVDVGTGDASQVTHSLVNVDDFRISEDARTIVYSSRPKLPEKSAEIDREGLRGWRFDRRAFPVRGARPQTPDAERLLRSVDIEHGHERDARVDEAGLFDVARGLPGNATAYSRTSGGSEAWAESTETPLFPPLFRLAVKQNGKSEECHFQACEFDWSTSVWWDEKGTRIRFSRREGWANSLTGIYEWIPGQGKPKRIILTGDALIECQALADDLLCLRERSRRPRHFVRLHLATGQIEEIFDPNPGFSNLSLGRVERLNWLNGENVPFYGDLVYPVGYQPGRRYPMVIVQYRTKGFLRGGIGDEVPIQALAGRGYFILSVDNLTYEDIVGRQKSIEQLVAAFNDDFRGRRNILSAIEIATRRLIDNGFVDQERIGISGLSDGCTTVQFAAINSQLFSAGSVSGCGWEPFQDAILGPMIAQNYHESGWPRLAEANPGFWSKISIINDPRRVSFPLLFQAADNEYLAMVGGHTALVQVGIPSDLYIFPEEDHIKWQPAHRLAVYERNIDWFDFWLKGLVPSNPARKAEAERWSEMKASWKRPFPK from the coding sequence GTGGGGTCCCCAAAGCGCTTCGCCGCAACACTGTTAGCCGCGGCAGCAGGTGTCCTTCCACAGTCGGTACTCGCCGCCGATGTCTGCGCAAGATTGGCGCCACCTGCGCAAAAAAAAGAGGCGCGAAGCGGTCCCGTCACGCCCGAGCTCCTTGCGCAGCTACGTGATATCGGCCCGGCGACGTTACCTGACCGCCGCCGAAAGCTCTTTGCCATATCGCCAGACGGCAAGTGGGTGGCGTTTGTCCTTCATCGAGGCTTCCCAAATGAAAATATGTACTGTGCCGGACTGGCTATCTTTTCGCTCGAGAAGCCGACAACGGTTCGGATCCTTGATTTTAGCCGCGAACTCATCCGCGACGAACCTCCCAGATATGGTTGGGCGAAATTTCCGATTGGAACTGCTGCACCGGTTACGCCCCGCTGGGCACCCGAGGGGCGCTGGATCGCATATCTGAAACGCGAGCATGGTTTGACTCAGGTATGGCGGGTCGACGTCGGCACTGGGGATGCCAGTCAGGTCACGCATTCCCTTGTGAATGTCGATGACTTTCGGATTTCAGAGGATGCTCGAACGATTGTCTATTCATCCCGCCCGAAATTGCCTGAAAAATCAGCTGAGATTGATCGGGAGGGATTAAGGGGCTGGCGGTTCGATAGGCGGGCATTTCCGGTGCGTGGTGCGAGGCCCCAGACACCCGACGCGGAACGCCTCTTGCGGAGCGTAGATATAGAACATGGGCACGAGCGAGACGCCCGTGTCGATGAGGCCGGCCTGTTTGACGTAGCTCGAGGTCTTCCGGGAAACGCCACAGCCTATTCGAGAACATCTGGGGGCTCGGAAGCATGGGCGGAATCCACCGAGACGCCGCTCTTCCCTCCTCTCTTTCGCTTGGCGGTCAAACAGAATGGAAAGTCAGAAGAGTGCCACTTCCAGGCCTGCGAATTCGATTGGTCCACTTCAGTCTGGTGGGATGAAAAAGGAACCAGGATTAGATTTTCGCGCCGCGAAGGGTGGGCCAACAGCCTCACTGGCATCTACGAATGGATTCCGGGTCAGGGTAAACCGAAACGTATTATCCTCACCGGCGACGCGTTGATCGAATGCCAGGCGCTCGCAGATGATCTTCTTTGCCTACGCGAGCGGTCGCGACGGCCGCGCCATTTTGTAAGACTTCATCTAGCCACCGGCCAAATCGAAGAAATATTTGATCCAAACCCGGGTTTTTCGAACCTTTCGCTGGGGCGCGTAGAGCGCCTGAATTGGCTCAACGGTGAGAATGTGCCCTTTTATGGTGACCTGGTTTATCCCGTCGGATACCAACCCGGTCGTCGTTACCCGATGGTGATCGTTCAATATCGGACCAAGGGATTTCTTCGCGGGGGAATCGGAGATGAGGTGCCAATCCAAGCGCTTGCTGGGCGAGGCTACTTCATCCTGAGCGTCGACAATCTGACGTATGAAGATATCGTCGGGAGACAAAAATCAATCGAGCAACTTGTGGCTGCCTTCAACGACGATTTCCGAGGTAGACGGAACATCCTATCGGCGATCGAAATCGCCACTCGTAGACTGATCGACAACGGCTTCGTTGATCAGGAGCGCATCGGAATCTCCGGGCTCAGCGACGGATGCACTACGGTCCAGTTCGCAGCGATAAATAGCCAGCTTTTCTCAGCAGGGTCAGTCTCGGGTTGTGGATGGGAGCCCTTTCAAGACGCGATCTTGGGGCCAATGATCGCGCAGAACTATCACGAGAGCGGTTGGCCTCGCCTTGCAGAAGCGAACCCCGGGTTCTGGTCGAAGATCTCAATCATCAATGACCCTCGGCGCGTAAGCTTTCCGCTACTTTTTCAGGCGGCGGACAATGAATATCTAGCGATGGTGGGTGGCCATACGGCGTTAGTCCAAGTCGGGATTCCTAGCGACCTCTATATATTTCCCGAGGAGGATCATATCAAATGGCAACCCGCGCATCGGTTGGCGGTATATGAGCGCAATATCGATTGGTTCGACTTCTGGCTAAAGGGATTGGTGCCGAGCAATCCAGCTCGAAAAGCAGAAGCCGAGCGTTGGTCGGAAATGAAGGCATCTTGGAAGAGGCCGTTCCCGAAGTAG
- a CDS encoding asparagine synthetase B family protein: MRLSYLLLVCVGNHPSDQDVNEFCSRTDLSLRHHEGNVFLFTNDPDDIISVANGRGFVIGKLFRDRGQGHQLKVLSYGDEVEVMESEGRRLVNEFWGSFVALVISQNGINIVRDPSGGLPCYWSQTDRLIAFSSDAETLVDWGAVGRSVNWASVGRFLYHHQLPSECTAVEGIMQLLPGSALSIVGSRVAATPLWSPWNHIEPNGASEPSPDRLFTVLQSTFSAWRSAFNRPLVGLSGGLDSSIVAACLAGARSDFVCTTLTTSDTTGNETEYARAVSAVLGAELVEMPYMDRHIDLDRSVAEGIPFPCGKSHEQAYNHAIREAASINKADAFFVGAGGDNVFYLTHSARPLADRFRKEGLSLGVMKTLRDICEVTGAGVGQTLIETVRLLSSRSMKMRWSAVSDYLHPDVIASERSRAVEHPWLSPPRNAPLAKLGHVAMILQAMNHVEHRDKQLAMPMISPLLSQPVVELCLSIPSWEFCEDGVDRSVARRAFASVLPREVIARVGKGSPDGFIAQFIDRHRSEIIDRLCEGRLVKHGIIDRLAIEPLRRSNSRNGLNDCPRIMALLDAEAWSTHWSRA; this comes from the coding sequence ACACCACGAAGGGAATGTCTTTCTCTTCACGAACGATCCTGACGACATCATCAGCGTCGCAAACGGCCGTGGATTTGTCATCGGCAAACTCTTTCGCGATCGCGGGCAGGGACATCAACTGAAGGTCCTGTCATACGGCGACGAAGTGGAGGTGATGGAGAGCGAGGGACGCCGCCTCGTTAATGAGTTTTGGGGCAGCTTCGTCGCCTTGGTCATTAGCCAGAATGGCATAAACATTGTCCGCGACCCTTCTGGGGGGCTTCCTTGCTACTGGAGCCAGACCGACCGCCTCATCGCGTTTTCGTCTGACGCGGAAACTTTAGTTGATTGGGGTGCCGTTGGCCGCTCGGTCAACTGGGCGTCTGTCGGTCGTTTCCTCTACCATCACCAGCTTCCTTCAGAGTGTACGGCCGTCGAAGGAATAATGCAGCTGCTCCCAGGAAGCGCGCTCTCGATTGTTGGGTCTCGAGTAGCGGCAACGCCGCTGTGGAGTCCTTGGAACCATATAGAGCCGAACGGTGCATCCGAACCGAGTCCTGATCGCCTTTTTACGGTGCTCCAATCAACTTTTTCGGCTTGGCGATCGGCCTTTAATCGTCCCTTGGTGGGATTGTCAGGTGGTTTGGACTCTTCGATAGTTGCGGCATGTCTAGCGGGCGCCCGCTCCGATTTTGTTTGCACGACCTTGACGACCTCTGACACTACGGGAAACGAGACGGAGTATGCTCGAGCAGTTAGCGCGGTCCTTGGGGCTGAGCTCGTCGAGATGCCCTATATGGACCGACATATCGACTTGGACAGATCTGTGGCTGAGGGAATCCCATTCCCATGCGGTAAATCACACGAACAAGCTTACAATCATGCAATCCGAGAGGCGGCATCGATAAATAAGGCTGACGCCTTCTTTGTTGGGGCCGGTGGGGACAATGTTTTCTACCTTACGCATTCCGCGCGACCGTTAGCGGATCGATTCCGAAAAGAAGGGTTGTCGCTAGGCGTCATGAAGACGCTGCGGGATATCTGCGAGGTCACAGGAGCCGGCGTCGGTCAGACATTGATCGAAACCGTCCGGCTTTTGTCTTCGCGTTCCATGAAAATGCGGTGGAGCGCCGTATCGGATTATTTGCATCCGGATGTTATCGCAAGCGAGCGAAGCCGAGCGGTTGAGCACCCCTGGTTAAGTCCACCGCGGAACGCCCCGCTCGCGAAGCTCGGTCACGTTGCAATGATTCTGCAGGCGATGAATCACGTTGAGCATCGAGATAAACAACTGGCGATGCCCATGATCTCACCTCTCTTGTCTCAGCCTGTCGTTGAACTGTGCCTGAGTATTCCGTCATGGGAATTCTGTGAGGACGGCGTCGATCGGTCGGTCGCCCGTCGTGCTTTTGCTTCTGTCCTGCCGCGCGAGGTAATCGCAAGGGTGGGCAAGGGAAGTCCTGACGGTTTCATTGCGCAGTTCATCGATCGGCATCGATCGGAAATAATCGATCGGCTATGCGAGGGGCGCCTTGTGAAGCATGGGATAATCGATCGATTGGCAATCGAGCCGCTTCGGCGATCGAACAGCAGGAACGGGCTCAATGACTGCCCGCGGATCATGGCCCTTCTGGATGCAGAGGCTTGGTCCACACATTGGTCGCGTGCATAA